In Geminocystis sp. NIES-3709, a single genomic region encodes these proteins:
- a CDS encoding glycerate kinase has translation MKNNQLLQLLIDDELNNQSLFCYKLSSELLSQKISLFTVVFERIKLLLEDLEIKNINTYVKTFWYFWFPLALDLAQKKEAKSNSLIVGILGGQGTGKTTLTKILAHIWQCLGLNSIELSLDDLYKTYQERQDLLKVDSRLIWRGPPGTHDVSLGLDILDRFQKQTYPILIPRFDKSLYNGMGDRVAFEKVGQGDIIILEGWFVGMQPVSETAFINPPYPIISEEDKQFAFDNNKRLKKYLSLWEKLDYFMILKPKDYRYSLKWRKEAEHKMIKQGKTGMSDMEIEQFVHYFWKALHPEIYLPPLLNNSQYTDLIININTHHSIESVKHFH, from the coding sequence TAGATGATGAATTGAATAATCAATCACTTTTTTGTTATAAGCTAAGTTCTGAATTATTATCACAAAAAATCAGTCTGTTTACCGTGGTTTTTGAAAGGATTAAATTATTATTAGAAGATTTAGAAATTAAGAATATAAATACTTATGTCAAAACTTTTTGGTATTTTTGGTTTCCTTTGGCTTTAGATTTGGCACAAAAAAAAGAGGCTAAATCTAATTCTTTAATAGTTGGTATATTAGGAGGACAAGGCACAGGAAAAACAACTTTAACAAAAATTTTAGCTCATATTTGGCAATGTCTGGGATTAAATTCCATCGAGCTTTCTTTAGATGATTTATATAAGACTTATCAGGAAAGACAAGATTTATTAAAAGTTGATTCTCGTTTAATTTGGCGTGGGCCTCCGGGTACTCATGATGTATCATTGGGGTTAGATATTCTCGATCGATTTCAAAAACAAACATATCCTATTTTAATTCCCCGTTTTGATAAGTCTCTTTACAATGGCATGGGCGATCGAGTCGCATTTGAAAAAGTCGGTCAAGGAGATATAATTATCTTGGAAGGTTGGTTTGTGGGAATGCAACCCGTTTCAGAAACTGCTTTTATTAATCCCCCTTATCCGATTATCTCGGAAGAAGACAAACAATTTGCTTTTGATAATAATAAGAGATTGAAGAAATATCTATCTTTGTGGGAAAAGTTAGACTACTTTATGATACTCAAACCTAAAGATTACCGATATAGTCTTAAATGGCGCAAAGAAGCTGAACATAAAATGATAAAACAAGGTAAAACGGGGATGAGTGACATGGAAATTGAACAGTTTGTTCATTATTTTTGGAAGGCTTTACATCCCGAAATATATCTTCCTCCTTTGTTAAATAATTCTCAATATACTGATTTAATTATTAATATTAATACCCATCACTCGATCGAATCCGTTAAGCATTTTCATTAA
- a CDS encoding ion channel: MITFFILVPLSQHNIYIQILVPFGFFFVIISAINTLNFSKKVIKFFFILAGLSLFTNLINIYDETYLSELLAVITNIFDCIFLILSIIAIYQKVHLETNVNNDVIRGGICIYIMLGILWYLFYKMIFFFDINAFHFPEFRKTSESINLLYFSFVTLTTVGYGDITPVNNFAMILSNLEGLCGQLFPAISIATLVSLYKK; this comes from the coding sequence TTGATAACTTTTTTTATATTAGTCCCTTTATCCCAACATAATATATATATTCAAATTCTAGTTCCTTTTGGATTTTTCTTCGTTATTATTTCTGCTATTAATACTTTAAATTTTTCTAAAAAAGTCATCAAATTTTTTTTCATTTTAGCTGGATTATCTCTTTTTACAAATTTAATTAATATTTATGATGAGACTTATTTGTCAGAATTATTAGCTGTAATAACTAACATTTTTGATTGTATATTTTTAATTCTTTCTATTATTGCTATTTATCAAAAAGTTCATTTAGAGACAAATGTTAATAATGATGTAATTAGAGGAGGTATATGTATTTATATTATGCTCGGTATTCTTTGGTATTTATTTTATAAAATGATATTTTTTTTTGATATTAATGCTTTTCATTTTCCTGAATTTAGAAAGACATCAGAAAGCATAAACTTGTTGTATTTTAGTTTTGTGACTTTAACAACCGTTGGTTATGGTGATATAACTCCTGTTAATAATTTTGCGATGATATTAAGTAATTTAGAAGGATTATGCGGACAACTTTTCCCTGCTATTTCTATTGCTACCTTAGTTAGTTTATATAAAAAATAG
- a CDS encoding bestrophin family protein gives MKFNNFRIKRKSWFRALFNLNSSILPVVWEKAVFFGVLSFFVCFANHFGYSIAKPALTGLIPTIVLSLLLAFRTNSANDRFWEGRKLWGMIVNTLRNLAWQIWVNVREITPDDKQRKIQNLKLLTVFAITTKNHLRGKIGEEEIKPFLSDYHYHHLKTSQHLPLQVAAYLGEYLYKESQQKNLNQYQLSSMQELINILIDMVGGCERILKTPIPYSYSIHLRQLLFLYCVLLPFQCVDQLKWGTIPFVIILAYVLYGIEAIALEIENPFGTDKNDLPLDQICQTVNQNIQDFIMNQNR, from the coding sequence ATGAAATTTAATAATTTTCGTATTAAGAGAAAATCTTGGTTTCGTGCATTATTTAATCTCAATAGTTCAATACTTCCAGTAGTGTGGGAAAAAGCGGTTTTTTTTGGGGTACTCTCTTTCTTCGTGTGTTTTGCAAACCATTTTGGATATTCCATTGCAAAACCAGCTTTAACAGGTTTAATTCCTACTATTGTTTTAAGTTTACTCCTCGCTTTTCGCACTAATTCTGCAAACGATCGTTTTTGGGAAGGTCGCAAATTATGGGGTATGATAGTTAATACTTTAAGGAATTTAGCATGGCAAATTTGGGTAAATGTTCGAGAAATTACCCCAGATGATAAACAGCGAAAAATTCAAAACCTTAAATTATTAACAGTATTTGCTATCACCACTAAAAATCATTTACGAGGAAAAATTGGAGAGGAAGAAATAAAACCTTTTCTATCAGACTATCATTATCACCACTTAAAAACCAGTCAACATTTACCCTTACAGGTAGCCGCTTACTTAGGAGAATATTTATATAAAGAATCTCAACAAAAAAATCTCAATCAATATCAATTAAGCAGTATGCAAGAATTAATTAACATTTTAATAGATATGGTGGGAGGATGCGAACGAATTTTAAAAACACCAATTCCCTATTCCTACAGCATTCATTTACGGCAATTACTGTTCCTCTATTGTGTTTTATTACCTTTCCAGTGTGTTGACCAATTAAAATGGGGTACAATTCCTTTTGTCATAATACTAGCTTATGTATTATATGGTATAGAAGCGATCGCTCTTGAAATAGAAAATCCTTTCGGTACAGATAAAAATGATTTACCTTTAGATCAGATTTGTCAAACCGTTAACCAAAATATTCAAGATTTTATTATGAATCAAAATCGGTAA
- the sppA gene encoding signal peptide peptidase SppA, which produces MKKFLQQILASFIGNLAGLFFFFALSGAGLLIFFFALLLSGNTPKIENQSALVFNLNTQISDSQSESNLSSLISSNNTQTLTLREITLAINTAAKDNRITTLFLDGSQGNITTGYASLTEIRTALENFKASGKKIIAYNVSTGETDYFLTSIADEINLNPIGGMEMNGFASSQLFFASGLEKYGIGSQIIRVGKYKSAVEPFTRNDFSPESEIQTSELLDDLWDSYLEVITKNRPLKTGEINNIADNKGILQPEEAKDLKLVDQLIYEDQIIDRLKTITNSKDEDTFHQVTIRDYLTANTSSDTPQNNKIAILYVEGSIVDGEGRIREVGSNRFVNEIRKIRQDKNIKGVVVRINSPGGSAVASELILRELQLTASEKPLVISMGDVAASGGYWIATAGERIFASNNTITGSIGVFGLLFNIENIANQNGISNDVIKTNQFADLGNTFKPKTEPELAIFQQGVEKIYELFLERVSLSRNLPVSKVVDIAQGRVWSGKSAQKIGLVDEIGGLDASIQYLNEKLQLNDNYDIVSYPESRTWEIELINRLNNTKLANNLTDKEILTKIIWELNTELNLKDILQNPHQVYSILPYKLNIK; this is translated from the coding sequence ATGAAAAAATTTTTACAACAAATTCTTGCTAGTTTTATCGGTAATTTAGCAGGATTATTTTTCTTTTTTGCCTTAAGTGGAGCTGGATTATTAATTTTTTTCTTTGCTTTATTACTATCAGGTAATACACCAAAAATTGAAAATCAATCTGCTTTAGTTTTCAATCTTAATACTCAAATTAGTGATTCTCAGTCCGAGAGTAATTTATCATCTTTAATTAGTAGTAATAATACCCAAACTTTAACCCTAAGAGAGATTACTTTAGCTATTAATACCGCCGCAAAAGATAATCGAATTACTACCTTATTTTTAGATGGTAGTCAGGGAAATATTACCACTGGATATGCTAGTTTAACAGAGATTAGAACAGCATTAGAAAATTTTAAAGCTAGTGGAAAAAAAATTATTGCTTATAATGTTTCTACAGGGGAAACAGATTACTTTTTAACCTCTATTGCTGACGAAATTAATCTTAATCCTATAGGCGGAATGGAGATGAATGGTTTTGCTAGTTCGCAATTATTTTTTGCTTCTGGTTTAGAAAAATATGGAATCGGTTCACAAATAATTAGGGTTGGTAAATATAAGTCAGCAGTTGAACCTTTTACTCGTAATGATTTTAGTCCAGAAAGTGAAATTCAAACCTCAGAATTATTAGATGATTTATGGGATTCTTACTTGGAAGTTATAACTAAAAATCGTCCTCTCAAAACAGGAGAAATTAATAATATTGCTGATAATAAAGGTATTTTACAACCTGAAGAAGCTAAAGATTTAAAATTAGTTGATCAATTGATTTATGAAGATCAAATTATCGATCGACTCAAAACTATTACTAATAGTAAAGATGAAGATACTTTTCATCAAGTCACCATCCGAGATTATTTAACTGCCAATACATCTTCTGATACTCCTCAAAATAACAAAATTGCTATTCTATATGTGGAAGGTTCGATCGTTGATGGAGAAGGTAGAATTAGAGAAGTTGGTAGTAATCGTTTTGTCAATGAAATTAGAAAAATACGTCAAGATAAAAATATCAAAGGAGTTGTTGTTAGAATCAATAGCCCCGGAGGAAGCGCCGTTGCTTCAGAGTTAATTTTACGAGAATTACAATTAACTGCATCCGAAAAACCTTTAGTCATATCTATGGGAGATGTTGCGGCTTCTGGAGGTTATTGGATAGCTACGGCAGGGGAAAGAATTTTTGCTAGTAATAATACTATTACAGGCTCGATCGGGGTTTTTGGATTATTATTTAATATAGAAAATATTGCTAATCAAAATGGTATTAGTAATGATGTAATAAAAACTAATCAATTTGCTGATTTAGGCAACACATTTAAACCAAAAACTGAACCAGAATTAGCGATTTTTCAACAAGGAGTAGAAAAAATTTATGAATTGTTTTTAGAACGAGTTTCTCTCTCCAGAAACTTACCTGTTTCAAAAGTAGTGGATATTGCACAAGGTCGAGTTTGGTCTGGAAAATCTGCCCAAAAAATAGGCTTAGTTGATGAAATTGGAGGATTAGATGCGTCTATTCAATATCTAAATGAAAAACTCCAATTAAATGATAATTATGACATCGTATCTTATCCTGAAAGTAGAACTTGGGAAATAGAATTAATTAACCGATTAAATAATACTAAATTAGCAAATAATTTAACAGATAAAGAAATTTTAACTAAAATTATATGGGAATTAAATACAGAATTAAATCTTAAAGATATTTTACAAAATCCCCATCAAGTTTATAGTATTTTGCCTTATAAATTAAATATAAAATAA
- a CDS encoding prepilin-type N-terminal cleavage/methylation domain-containing protein yields the protein MLKKLHRLRLWLLTKTSSDGFTLIELLIVVMIF from the coding sequence ATGCTGAAAAAACTACATCGGCTTCGTTTATGGTTACTCACAAAGACTTCCTCTGACGGTTTTACCCTAATAGAATTACTGATTGTCGTCATGATCTTTTAG
- a CDS encoding IS701 family transposase, which yields MKEITSSSMPPCFNRWCEKIDPVLKTKAQKREFRNYLGGLLGDSQRKNITQIAHNNLDITYHKLHHFLTESTWNYDEVNDKRLEIIASCRQTKISRCFSLIIDDSGHRKSGNFTDCVGRQYIGEIGKTDNGNVIVTTHIYDGVRSFPLDVELYEKAENFPEGKDAPQFQKKPDIAFNLIEKCLNRNYCPQIILMDGGYGNNTNLLGKLEKKNLKYIGIIAKNRLVKLVKQDFIESEKTIAEIAKSLPQDSFEKIRIGKNREKTLWVATINIELSALSGIKTVAIVMNADTFENSTDIDYLMTNEIGEKVCGNWIVETYTQRNWIEVFYREIKGWLGLSQYQVRNKRSLMRHFILVFCAYTFIQWHRLTGGLRRQWGNKPLNTFAEALEAFRNAVSFRFFQWLKDNVEVFSLYKASLGFIWA from the coding sequence ATGAAAGAAATTACTTCTTCATCAATGCCCCCATGTTTCAATCGCTGGTGTGAAAAAATAGACCCAGTCTTAAAAACAAAGGCACAAAAACGAGAGTTTAGAAATTATTTGGGCGGTTTATTAGGAGATTCTCAAAGAAAAAATATAACTCAAATTGCCCATAATAATCTTGATATTACTTATCATAAATTACACCATTTCTTAACAGAGTCCACTTGGAATTATGATGAGGTAAATGATAAAAGATTAGAAATTATTGCATCCTGTCGTCAAACAAAAATTAGTCGATGTTTCTCCTTAATTATAGACGATTCAGGTCATCGTAAAAGTGGAAACTTTACTGACTGTGTGGGAAGACAATATATTGGTGAAATTGGCAAAACTGATAATGGTAATGTTATAGTCACTACTCACATTTATGATGGTGTGAGAAGTTTTCCTTTAGACGTTGAATTATATGAAAAAGCCGAAAATTTCCCTGAAGGAAAAGACGCTCCACAATTTCAGAAAAAACCAGACATTGCCTTTAATTTAATTGAAAAATGTTTAAATCGAAATTATTGTCCCCAAATAATTTTAATGGATGGTGGTTATGGAAACAATACTAATTTATTAGGCAAACTAGAAAAAAAGAATTTAAAATATATAGGAATTATTGCTAAAAATAGATTAGTAAAATTGGTAAAACAAGATTTTATCGAGTCTGAAAAAACCATAGCTGAAATAGCAAAATCATTACCCCAAGATAGTTTTGAAAAAATAAGAATAGGAAAAAATCGAGAAAAAACTCTTTGGGTAGCAACGATAAATATTGAATTATCAGCTTTGTCGGGAATAAAAACTGTAGCTATCGTCATGAATGCAGATACTTTTGAAAATTCCACAGATATTGATTATTTAATGACTAATGAAATAGGAGAAAAAGTGTGTGGAAATTGGATAGTAGAAACTTATACACAAAGAAATTGGATAGAAGTATTTTACCGTGAAATCAAGGGATGGTTAGGGTTATCACAATACCAAGTGAGAAATAAAAGAAGTTTAATGAGACATTTTATCTTGGTATTTTGTGCCTACACTTTTATTCAATGGCATCGTTTGACAGGAGGTTTAAGAAGACAATGGGGGAATAAACCGTTAAATACTTTTGCTGAGGCATTGGAAGCGTTTCGTAATGCTGTGTCTTTTCGCTTTTTTCAATGGTTAAAAGACAATGTGGAAGTATTTAGTTTATATAAAGCTAGTTTAGGGTTTATTTGGGCATAA